Within the Medicago truncatula cultivar Jemalong A17 chromosome 4, MtrunA17r5.0-ANR, whole genome shotgun sequence genome, the region GACTCATCCTTTATTGATTGAGGTGGGAAGGTTTATTAAAGCgaaaatcatattatatatgCCCCACGTTAGCTGTGAAAGAAGGCGATAAATATGACTTATTTCCAGCTATTGTGTGGATTAGAGAGATTATATTAGAAAGTGTTAAGTGGAGgagtattttttactttttagtgGTGGATATTTTCATTTAAGTCGAGTAGttgatttttcctttttgtcCGTTCATTACAAACTTGTTGATTGAGCTAACTAAACAAATAATGTAGCGATCCATCAATTAGTAAGGGTGGCTACATCCACAATTAGtcctcaattttattttcttatatttttttgtatagttcatatacaattaataataatgatatgagatatgtttgttttcttaaaatACGTAAAATGTGGTATTTTATGTAACCACAACCAGTAATGTTACATATGGATTTTCATTACCAGCTTGATCAATCAAATGCATAACATAACATGAATGAAAGGAATATCTTCAAAAAGCTtcttcaaaagtcaaaactgATGCACTATCGATATCAGCTTCCACAATGAACACTGCAATATGGAGCACTCTTTCCTCATCAATCATTTGTTGTCATTGATATGATTCCactaattgattaaaaaaatttcacGTGTTTGTTAATCGCTCTTTCATGAAACCAAAACACGACAATGAAAGAAGAGTACTTGGTTGTGGTCTTcagataaatattaatattgttcaTACCAATTGGTTTCTTTCCATGGAAGTAAGTGGCACTAcgcattttagtttttataatcCCTGTCCTTGGATTTTTGTAGGAATTAAAGTTGATGACAAGGACAAAATTTCTATGCATTCAATCATATCATAGTGACACTGAGTGAGAATGCAAAGAATGTAGAAACTTATctaaatttcaaaagtgtcgcCTTGAACCATGTCCAATCTTTCGCATTGTGGGTTGTAATCTCGTCATATATTTCTTGCTAATTTGTAAATAAACTAGGAACCCGAGGATTACAGGACTATCTAGTTAGAATATTATGGGAGAATGTTAAGAGAAATAAGAGGATTGGCGATGGGTGGTaggaaaattgaaaatagaatTAGCATTTGCAAAATTAGAGAGGGTGATGacttaaattatttgaaattataaattacattaTTTTCTGGTTATTACTATTTTCTGGCTTGTATTTATAACCGAGACACTTAACTGGTTTCTCCCCTACTTCAATCCTGTGAGTAATATAACAATGGCATTTGGCCAAAATAACTACTGTAAATTTGGGGTTTCCTACTTAGCAAATGTAAAATTAAGAGAACAATAATATTCAGATGCTGCTGATTCAAAAATGCTCCTGACATTCTGGGCAATGAAATTGCCTAAAACATCAGACACTTGCCCCAGCAAAGATTAAACATCACACCAAGGAATAAACACGCAGATATAGAGTTGATATTAAAAACAAACAGCAGGTCCGGAAACTTGCTGCTTGTAAAATTCAGGTGTTCACACAAGACAAGACAATTAAAgcagaaacaagaaaaataactaGTCATGCCACCGTCGATCTAGAACCCAGTTCTGGGAACAAAAGCTGGGAGATGACGGTGCAGACTTCACACTTAATCCAAAAAACAACTTAACAAGACACGAAATAGAAATACTAAGAACCACAAACCATTTATTGTAATAACGACTATAAACTTCCCAAGGAAAATCATCCTGCACGGTTCATTTCTTCTTGGCTGCTGACTTAGTTATCTTAGCTGTGCCAGGTTCCTTCTTCTCCACACCCTTGATAACCCCAACAGCCACAGTTTGCCGCATATCTCTGACAGCAAAACGGCCAAGTGGAGGATATTCAGAGAAAGTCTCAACCACCATGGGCTTGGTGGGAATCATCTTAATAATACCAGCATCTCCATTCTTCAGGAATTTAGGCTCCTTCTCGATCTCCTTACCAGAACGCCTGTCAATCTTAGTAACAAGCTCAGCAAACTTGACTGCAATGTGGGAGGTGTGGCAGTCAAGAACAGGGGCATAACCATTTCCAATCTGGCCAGGGTGATTCATGATAATCACCTGAGATGTGAAGTTAGCAGCCTCCTTGGCTGGGTCATCCTTGGTGTTTGAGGCAACATAACCACGCTTGAGATCCTTGACAGAAACATTCTTAACATTAAATCCCACATTGTCACCGGGAAGTGCCTCAGTGAGAGATTCATGATGCATCTCCACAGACTTGACTTCAGTTTGCAGTCCAGTTGGAGCAAAAGTCACCACCATTCCAGGTTTCATGGTACCAGTCTCAACACGTCCCACAGGAACAGTTCCAATTCCTCCAATCTTGTAGACATCCTGAAGAGGTAGTCGGAGGGGCTTGTCTGATGGCCTCTTAGGCTCATTGATTTGATCAAGAGCCTCAAGAAGTGTTGGACCCTTGTACCAGTCAAGATTTGTAGAGCGCTCAATCATGTTATCTCCCTCAAAACCAGAGATGGGAACAAATGGAATTTTATCTGGGTTATAGCCAACCTTCTTCATGTAGGATGATACTTCCTTCACAATTTCATCATACCTGCTCTTGGAGTACTTGGGAGTAGTGGCGTCCATCTGTTCAAGATAGCAAAAAATCAGTACTTGTATAagcaaattataaaaatatccaAATGCAACTACAAAGGGGAATCAAAAAATTTACAGTTCAAATACCTTGTTGCAGCAGCAGATCATTTGCCTCACACCAAGAGTGAAAGCAAGGAGAGCATGTTCACGAGTCTGACCATCCTTGGAAATACCAGCTTCAAAACCACCAGTGGTGGAATCAATGATGAGAACAGCACAATCAGCTTGGGATGTACCAGTAATCATGTTCTTAATGAAATCCCTGTGTCCAGGGGCATCAATGACAGTGCAGTAGTACTTAGTGGTCTCAAACTTCCACAGAGCAATGTCAATTGTGATACCTCTTTCACGCTCAGCCTTGAGCTTGTCAAGAACCCAAGCATACTTGAATGAACGCTTGTTCATCTCAGCAGCTTCTTTCTCAAACCTCTCAATCACACGCTTGTCAATACCTCCAAGCTTGTAGATCAAGTGACCAGTGGTAGTTGACTTCCCAGAGTCGACATGGCCAATGACAACAATGTTAATGTGAACCTTTTCCTTACCCATTGTCCTTAAAAGTTTAAAACCACAAAAAGTTCTGCAAattcaacaaagaaaacaacataagtatatacttcaaaagaaagaaaaagtaaggAAATTAACGGTAAACTATCAATTGATCAAGACACAAGGATAAAGACATGTGTCTTAAAATCACAAATGATCAGCCATTCAGAGtttcaaacaataaattaatttattaaataagagcaacaacagcaacattCTGATACATACTTCATGATATCCAGGTCAACAATTCAAGTTTAAAGAGCATAATACATTCAGTAAGATAATATTCTAAACACAAACATTCATAAAGCAATTCAAAAAGAACATCTTCATCACACACGCATTTCTGTATACATCTTCATCACAACAGATAACATTCATACCAAAATCAAAGCAATGAAGATTTCAGCagaataatcaaacaaaataacaacatataAAAGAAACCCACGTTTGAAAATACAAAACCCTTGGTCCTTCAAGTTAAAATCACAAACGATGAGCCAAATCAACACATGAAGACCATACATGAGTACAAAATAagagcaacaacaaaatttctaaCGTTCAAGTTTGAAGGAGACTAAATAGAAAACagaattcaacaacaaaattaaaataaaataagagtaaCAAGCATAAACGATGctaaaataacattatataCATGTATATTCATATATGTATCAATCAGCACAACAGAAAACTTTAGGTCAAAATAACGATCCCAAAAATTttcatatcaaataaaaaactaccGATTCAAAATCATAAACGATCATCACAATATCTAAATTCAGAATAACAATTAAACAAGCACATAAATTTCACCAGATTATCACAGCATAATCGAATACCAAAATCATAAACGATTAACACGTT harbors:
- the LOC11414537 gene encoding elongation factor 1-alpha; the protein is MGKEKVHINIVVIGHVDSGKSTTTGHLIYKLGGIDKRVIERFEKEAAEMNKRSFKYAWVLDKLKAERERGITIDIALWKFETTKYYCTVIDAPGHRDFIKNMITGTSQADCAVLIIDSTTGGFEAGISKDGQTREHALLAFTLGVRQMICCCNKMDATTPKYSKSRYDEIVKEVSSYMKKVGYNPDKIPFVPISGFEGDNMIERSTNLDWYKGPTLLEALDQINEPKRPSDKPLRLPLQDVYKIGGIGTVPVGRVETGTMKPGMVVTFAPTGLQTEVKSVEMHHESLTEALPGDNVGFNVKNVSVKDLKRGYVASNTKDDPAKEAANFTSQVIIMNHPGQIGNGYAPVLDCHTSHIAVKFAELVTKIDRRSGKEIEKEPKFLKNGDAGIIKMIPTKPMVVETFSEYPPLGRFAVRDMRQTVAVGVIKGVEKKEPGTAKITKSAAKKK